In Saccopteryx leptura isolate mSacLep1 chromosome 11, mSacLep1_pri_phased_curated, whole genome shotgun sequence, the following proteins share a genomic window:
- the LOC136383352 gene encoding histone H2B type 1-C/E/F/G/I yields MPEPAKSAPAPKKGSKKAVTKAQKKDGKKRKRSRKESYSVYVYKVLKQVHPDTGISSKAMGIMNSFVNDIFERIAGEASRLAHYNKRSTITSREIQTAVRLLLPGELAKHAVSEGTKAVTKYTSSK; encoded by the coding sequence ATGCCTGAGCCAGCGAAGTCAGCGCCCGCCCCAAAGAAGGGCTCCAAGAAGGCGGTGACCAAGGCGCAGAAGAAGGACGGCAAGAAGCGCAAGCGCAGCCGCAAGGAGAGCTACTCCGTTTACGTGTACAAGGTGCTGAAGCAGGTCCACCCGGATACCGGCATCTCGTCCAAAGCCATGGGCATCATGAACTCCTTCGTCAACGACATCTTTGAGCGCATCGCGGGCGAGGCATCGCGCCTGGCGCATTACAACAAGCGCTCGACCATCACGTCCCGGGAGATCCAGACGGCCGTGCGCCTGCTGCTGCCCGGGGAGCTGGCCAAGCACGCTGTGTCCGAGGGCACCAAGGCCGTCACCAAGTACACCAGCTCCAAGTAG
- the LOC136383016 gene encoding histone H2A type 1, translating to MSGRGKQGGKARAKAKSRSSRAGLQFPVGRVHRLLRKGNYAERVGAGAPVYLAAVLEYLTAEILELAGNAARDNKKTRIIPRHLQLAIRNDEELNKLLGKVTIAQGGVLPNIQAVLLPKKTESHHKAKGK from the coding sequence aTGTCAGGGCGAGGAAAGCAGGGCGGGAAGGCGCGAGCCAAGGCGAAGTCTCGTTCTTCTAGAGCTGGGCTGCAGTTTCCCGTGGGCCGCGTGCACCGCCTTCTCCGCAAAGGAAACTACGCGGAGCGGGTCGGGGCCGGCGCGCCCGTGTACCTGGCGGCGGTGCTGGAGTACCTGACGGCCGAGATCCTGGAGCTGGCGGGCAACGCGGCCCGCGACAACAAGAAGACGCGCATCATCCCGCGCCACCTGCAGCTGGCCATCCGCAACGACGAGGAGCTCAACAAGCTGCTGGGCAAAGTGACCATCGCGCAGGGCGGCGTCCTGCCCAACATCCAGGCCGTGCTGCTGCCCAAGAAGACCGAGAGCCACCACAAGGCCAAGGGCAAGTGA
- the H1-4 gene encoding histone H1.4 gives MSETAPAAPAAPAPAEKAPVKKKARKSAGAAKRKASGPPVSELITKAVAASKERSGVSLAALKKALAAAGYDVDKNNSRIKLGLKSLVSKGTLVQTKGTGASGSFKLNKKAASGEAKPKAKKAGAAKPKKAAGATKKPKKAAGSATPKKSAKKTPKKAKKPVAAAGAKKAKSPKKAKAAKPKKAPKSPAKAKAVKPKASKPKAAKPKAAKPKKAAKKK, from the coding sequence ATGTCCGAGACCGCCCCTGCCgctcctgcagccccagcccctgccgaGAAGGCGCCGGTGAAGAAGAAGGCACGAAAGTCCGCTGGTGCCGCCAAGCGCAAAGCTTCCGGGCCGCCGGTGTCCGAGCTCATTACCAAAGCCGTGGCTGCTTCCAAGGAGCGCAGCGGTGTCTCCCTGGCTGCGCTCAAGAAGGCGCTGGCAGCTGCGGGCTACGATGTGGACAAGAACAACAGCCGCATCAAGTTGGGTCTGAAGAGCCTGGTGAGCAAAGGCACTCTGGTGCAGACCAAGGGCACCGGCGCCTCGGGCTCTTTCAAGCTCAACAAGAAGGCGGCCTCCGGGGAGGCTAAGCCCAAGGCCAAGAAGGCGGGCGCGGCCAAACCCAAGAAGGCTGCTGGGGCGACTAAGAAACCCAAGAAGGCCGCGGGGTCGGCCACACCGAAGAAGAGCGCCAAGAAGACCCCGAAGAAGGCGAAGAAGCCGGTGGCGGCTGCTGGAGCCAAAAAGGCAAAGAGCCCCAAAAAAGCGAAAGCAGCCAAGCCCAAGAAGGCGCCCAAAAGCCCCGCGAAGGCCAAGGCTGTGAAGCCCAAGGCGTCTAAACCCAAGGCCGCCAAACCTAAGGCAGCCAAGCCAAAGAAGGCGGCCAAGAAGAAGTAA
- the LOC136382960 gene encoding histone H2B type 1-M — protein sequence MPEPTKSAPAPKKGSKKAVTKAQKKDGKKRKRSRKESYAVYVYKVLKQVHPDTGISSKAMGIMNSFVNDIFERIAGEASRLAHYNKRSTITSREIQTAVRLLLPGELAKHAVSEGTKAVTKYTSSK from the coding sequence ATGCCTGAACCCACCAAATCCGCGCCCGCCCCGAAGAAGGGCTCCAAGAAGGCGGTGACCAAGGCGCAGAAGAAGGACGGCAAGAAGCGCAAGCGCAGCCGCAAGGAGAGCTACGCGGTGTACGTGTACAAGGTGCTGAAGCAGGTGCACCCCGACACCGGCATCTCGTCCAAGGCCATGGGCATCATGAACTCGTTCGTCAACGACATCTTCGAGCGCATCGCGGGCGAGGCGTCGCGCCTGGCTCATTACAACAAGCGTTCGACCATCACCTCTCGGGAGATCCAGACGGCCGTGCGCCTGCTGCTGCCCGGGGAGCTGGCCAAGCACGCCGTGTCCGAGGGCACCAAGGCCGTCACCAAGTACACCAGCTCCAAATAG